A region from the Salicibibacter cibarius genome encodes:
- a CDS encoding pyridoxamine 5'-phosphate oxidase family protein, producing MEISGNITENPHIGLLFIDFFEDQIGLHVNGSASIYEKDEITTLEISDKIINDIEETERSKAECWVVIEVEECYIHCSKHIPKLKKLDQEGTKNGGDFLKQSKMKMNKRREGASCNSPLIPTIHCVY from the coding sequence ATGGAAATTTCAGGAAATATAACTGAAAATCCCCATATAGGGTTGTTATTTATCGATTTCTTTGAGGATCAAATAGGATTACACGTTAACGGAAGCGCTTCAATTTATGAAAAAGACGAAATAACGACATTAGAAATATCAGACAAGATCATCAATGACATTGAAGAAACGGAAAGAAGCAAAGCGGAATGCTGGGTGGTGATCGAAGTGGAGGAATGCTATATCCATTGTTCCAAGCACATACCGAAGCTAAAAAAACTGGATCAAGAGGGAACGAAAAACGGTGGAGATTTTTTAAAACAAAGCAAGATGAAAATGAATAAAAGAAGGGAGGGGGCGTCGTGCAACTCACCTCTTATACCGACTATTCATTGCGTGTATTGA